A window of Candidatus Saccharibacteria bacterium contains these coding sequences:
- the mnmA gene encoding tRNA 2-thiouridine(34) synthase MnmA: MAAAVVDATGQLDPGNRRDGQDGRRALQGQPAVKVFIGMSGGVDSSVAAALLKEQGHEVTGVYMKNWTQDLPGMKCPWADDLSDAKRVAVQLGIPFKIYDFEAEYKHKVVDYMVAEYAAGRTPNPDIMCNQEVKFKLFLEAALEDGADAIATGHYARISSMTDDAGRSRPALRMAVDANKDQTYFLYRITEHALAHTLFPIGEFHKPHIREIAAEKGLYTAGKKDSQGICFVGKIGIKEFLSQYVEGVPGNIVNSATGEVLGRHDGAIFYTIGQRHGLGLGGGLPLYVTGKDMKKNIVYVTSKLDDTGLWHREVTLGDTHWIHEAPVPDRKYTVRLRHRAALLAAHFEAVGEGTARLQLQDEERAVTPGQSVVVYDGETVIGGGIVAVS; the protein is encoded by the coding sequence CTGGCCGCCGCTGTGGTGGACGCAACCGGGCAGCTGGATCCTGGTAATCGGCGAGATGGCCAAGACGGTCGCAGAGCTCTCCAAGGGCAGCCAGCCGTGAAAGTCTTTATCGGCATGAGCGGCGGCGTCGACAGTTCCGTGGCGGCCGCCTTATTGAAGGAGCAGGGCCACGAGGTGACCGGCGTCTACATGAAAAACTGGACGCAGGATCTGCCGGGTATGAAATGTCCCTGGGCTGATGATCTGAGCGACGCCAAGCGCGTGGCAGTGCAGCTGGGCATCCCTTTTAAAATCTATGATTTCGAAGCTGAGTATAAACACAAGGTCGTCGACTACATGGTAGCGGAATACGCTGCCGGCCGGACGCCCAACCCCGACATCATGTGCAATCAGGAGGTCAAGTTCAAGCTGTTTCTGGAAGCGGCGCTGGAGGACGGCGCCGACGCGATTGCGACCGGACATTACGCCCGCATCAGCTCAATGACTGACGATGCCGGGCGGTCGCGGCCGGCGCTGCGCATGGCCGTGGATGCCAACAAGGACCAGACGTATTTTCTGTACCGTATCACGGAGCATGCGCTGGCGCACACCCTGTTTCCCATCGGTGAGTTTCATAAGCCGCACATCCGCGAGATAGCCGCCGAAAAAGGGCTGTATACGGCCGGCAAGAAGGATTCACAGGGTATCTGCTTCGTCGGCAAGATCGGTATCAAGGAGTTTTTGAGCCAGTATGTCGAAGGGGTGCCTGGCAACATCGTCAACAGTGCCACCGGCGAGGTACTGGGCCGCCATGACGGCGCTATCTTCTACACCATCGGCCAGCGCCACGGCCTGGGGCTGGGTGGCGGGCTGCCGCTGTATGTCACGGGCAAGGATATGAAAAAGAACATCGTCTACGTCACTTCCAAGCTTGATGATACGGGATTATGGCACCGGGAAGTGACGCTCGGCGACACTCACTGGATTCATGAGGCGCCCGTGCCGGACCGGAAGTATACGGTCCGGCTGCGGCATCGGGCGGCGCTCTTGGCGGCGCACTTTGAGGCCGTAGGGGAGGGCACGGCACGGCTGCAGCTGCAGGATGAGGAGCGCGCGGTGACGCCTGGCCAGTCGGTCGTGGTCTATGATGGCGAGACGGTGATAGGCGGCGGAATCGTGGCCGTTTCGTAG
- a CDS encoding cysteine desulfurase — protein sequence MNSSVYLDYAAATPVDARVIAAMQPYFSDAFYNPSASYKAARAVRADVEQARGMLADWLGAKAREVIVTAGATESANLALHGVMRAHPGASVAVGAIEHDAVLETARQYPHEIIPVDDSGAVGEQALRAAIRDDTVLVSIGYASGMLGTLQPIKRLGQLIAAVRTERREAGNTLPLYFYTDASQAAAYADMHVSRLGVDLMTVGAQKLYGPKQVGLLYVRTGTQLSVVMQGGGQESGLRSGTENVPGIIGFAEAVRLVRAERDERACHVGQLRALFEKRLQEALGDSCVFTTARQRIPHISHFVMPGIDAETLLFMLDERDIMVATGAACAANKQTASTVLLAIGLDEAHRQGSLRCSFSHLLTLEDVERAVKEIIGCVRIMKDTA from the coding sequence ATGAATAGTAGCGTTTATCTGGATTATGCGGCGGCGACTCCGGTCGATGCGCGCGTCATAGCGGCCATGCAGCCGTACTTCAGTGACGCTTTTTACAATCCCTCGGCCAGCTATAAGGCGGCCAGGGCAGTGCGGGCAGATGTCGAGCAGGCGCGCGGTATGCTGGCGGACTGGCTTGGGGCTAAGGCGCGTGAGGTCATCGTGACGGCCGGCGCCACCGAATCAGCTAATCTGGCGCTGCACGGCGTCATGCGGGCGCACCCCGGGGCGAGCGTGGCTGTCGGTGCTATCGAGCATGACGCGGTGCTGGAGACGGCCCGGCAATACCCTCATGAAATAATTCCAGTGGATGACAGCGGGGCGGTGGGCGAGCAGGCGCTGCGTGCGGCCATCCGTGATGATACGGTGCTGGTCTCTATCGGCTACGCCAGCGGCATGCTGGGGACGCTGCAGCCTATCAAGCGGCTTGGGCAGCTGATCGCGGCAGTGAGGACGGAGCGCCGCGAGGCTGGCAACACGCTGCCGCTATATTTTTACACCGACGCCTCCCAAGCGGCCGCCTATGCCGATATGCACGTCAGTCGGCTGGGCGTCGACCTGATGACCGTCGGGGCACAGAAACTGTACGGCCCCAAGCAGGTCGGGCTGTTGTACGTGCGGACCGGCACGCAGCTTTCCGTGGTCATGCAGGGCGGCGGTCAGGAATCGGGCCTACGCTCCGGCACTGAGAATGTCCCGGGTATCATCGGCTTTGCCGAAGCCGTCCGGCTGGTCCGTGCCGAGCGTGACGAGCGGGCGTGCCACGTCGGGCAGCTGCGTGCTTTGTTTGAAAAGCGCCTGCAAGAGGCGCTGGGCGACAGCTGTGTCTTTACGACGGCCCGGCAGCGGATTCCGCACATCTCTCATTTTGTCATGCCGGGCATCGATGCCGAGACATTGTTATTCATGCTGGATGAACGGGATATCATGGTTGCTACCGGTGCCGCCTGCGCCGCTAACAAGCAGACGGCCTCGACCGTATTGTTGGCCATCGGACTTGATGAGGCGCACCGGCAGGGAAGTCTGCGCTGTTCGTTCAGTCATCTGCTGACCCTGGAGGACGTAGAGCGTGCCGTAAAAGAAATAATTGGCTGTGTGAGAATAATGAAGGATACTGCATGA
- a CDS encoding alanine--tRNA ligase: MKAQDIRNSYLKSLKANGHAVIPRAQLVPYNDPSTLFTGSGMQPLIPYLLGEAHPDGVRLANSQTCLRAQDIEDVGDNRHTTFFEMLGNWSLGDYFKKEQIRWFFNFLTEEVGLDPHKIYVTCFIGSEKYGIPRDDESASIWQEVFKKKGIDAAIVEVGSQADGDKMGMQDGRIFFYDDGENWWSRGGGLDKTPVGDPCGPDSEVFYDFGDQNHDASYGQPHPASDSGRFMEIGNQVFMQYLRTENGFEPLENKNVDFGGGLERIAAASIDSPDVFKISLLQPIITKLEEISGKKYDSHTASMRVIADHLRAATFLAVDGVSPSNKEQGYVMRRLLRRAIRFAFELGVEQNFFEQVVPVIADLYHEDYPEVAANRDDVIATLVKEEKVFRQTLRKGLRELEKLEKVDGEALFRLYDTFGFPVELSTEEAFKQDIPVSESWRTEFDAKMQEQRERSQTATKGTFKGGLGGQTLQHKKYHTATHLMYQALRDVLGEHVIQRGSNITEERLRFDFSHPEKVTREQLDEVEKIVNEQIGQDLKISYAEYPTKVAIEEKGALGQFGDRYGETVKVYQMIADDAEKPFSFEICGGPHVDHTLQLFEDGKKFKILKEEASSAGVRRIKAVLQ; this comes from the coding sequence ATGAAAGCTCAAGACATCCGAAACTCCTATCTCAAGTCCCTCAAAGCTAATGGCCACGCCGTCATCCCACGGGCGCAGCTGGTGCCTTACAACGACCCGTCGACCCTGTTCACCGGTTCCGGCATGCAGCCGCTCATCCCGTATCTGCTGGGTGAGGCGCACCCCGATGGCGTCCGTCTGGCCAACAGTCAGACCTGTCTGCGCGCCCAGGACATCGAAGACGTCGGCGACAATCGTCACACCACCTTCTTTGAGATGCTTGGCAACTGGAGCCTCGGTGACTACTTCAAAAAGGAGCAGATCCGCTGGTTCTTCAACTTCCTGACCGAAGAAGTCGGCCTGGATCCGCATAAGATCTACGTCACCTGCTTCATCGGCAGCGAGAAGTATGGCATCCCGCGTGACGACGAATCGGCCTCCATCTGGCAGGAAGTCTTTAAGAAAAAGGGCATTGATGCCGCCATCGTCGAAGTCGGCAGCCAGGCCGACGGCGACAAGATGGGCATGCAGGACGGCCGCATCTTCTTCTACGACGACGGCGAAAACTGGTGGAGCCGTGGCGGCGGTCTGGACAAGACGCCCGTCGGCGACCCGTGCGGCCCTGACAGCGAGGTCTTCTACGACTTTGGCGATCAGAACCACGACGCCAGCTACGGTCAGCCGCACCCGGCCAGCGATTCTGGCCGCTTCATGGAAATCGGCAACCAGGTCTTCATGCAGTATTTGCGCACCGAGAACGGGTTTGAGCCGCTCGAGAACAAGAACGTCGACTTCGGCGGTGGCCTGGAGCGTATCGCTGCCGCTTCCATCGACAGCCCCGATGTCTTCAAGATCAGCCTGCTGCAACCGATCATCACCAAGCTCGAAGAAATCTCCGGCAAGAAGTACGACAGCCACACCGCCAGTATGCGCGTCATCGCCGACCACCTGCGCGCCGCCACCTTCCTGGCCGTCGACGGCGTCAGCCCCAGCAACAAGGAGCAGGGCTATGTCATGCGCCGCCTGCTGCGCCGGGCCATCCGCTTTGCCTTTGAGCTGGGCGTGGAGCAGAACTTCTTTGAGCAGGTGGTGCCGGTCATCGCCGACCTCTACCATGAGGATTACCCGGAAGTCGCCGCCAACCGCGACGATGTCATCGCTACGCTGGTCAAGGAAGAGAAAGTCTTCCGCCAGACTCTGCGCAAAGGCCTGCGTGAGCTGGAAAAGCTTGAAAAAGTCGATGGCGAAGCGCTGTTCCGCCTCTACGACACCTTCGGCTTCCCAGTTGAGCTAAGCACCGAGGAGGCCTTCAAGCAGGATATCCCCGTCTCTGAAAGCTGGCGCACCGAATTCGACGCCAAGATGCAGGAACAACGTGAACGCAGCCAGACTGCCACTAAAGGCACTTTCAAGGGCGGCCTGGGCGGGCAGACCCTGCAGCACAAGAAGTATCACACGGCTACCCATCTGATGTACCAGGCCCTGCGTGATGTCCTGGGCGAGCACGTTATCCAGCGCGGCAGCAATATCACCGAAGAGCGCCTGCGTTTTGATTTTTCCCACCCCGAGAAGGTGACCCGCGAGCAGCTCGACGAAGTTGAAAAGATCGTCAACGAGCAGATCGGCCAGGACCTCAAGATCAGCTACGCCGAATATCCTACCAAGGTGGCCATCGAAGAGAAGGGCGCCCTGGGCCAGTTCGGTGACCGCTACGGCGAGACCGTCAAGGTGTACCAGATGATCGCCGATGATGCGGAGAAGCCCTTCAGCTTTGAAATCTGCGGCGGCCCTCACGTGGACCACACCCTGCAGCTGTTCGAAGATGGCAAGAAGTTCAAGATTCTGAAGGAAGAGGCCAGTTCGGCCGGGGTGCGGCGGATCAAGGCAGTGTTGCAGTAA
- a CDS encoding YdcF family protein produces MKKLSGLLITVVVLAGLLGIGTQMYVSVDDLAGCEDRPTTGGCVKADAIVAISGGDTSARTAEAVELYKRGWAGTLIVSGAALDPTGPSNAATMRAEAIRAGVPSNRILVDELSQDTSGNAKGVAMVAREHDLRRVIVVTSPYHQRRAELVFERAFMDFGSVRSHPTQGDQYWPPLWWTQPGSWILVIGEMAKTVAELSKGSQP; encoded by the coding sequence ATGAAAAAATTGAGCGGATTGTTGATAACCGTCGTGGTGCTGGCCGGGTTGCTGGGCATTGGGACGCAGATGTACGTCTCGGTGGATGACCTGGCGGGCTGCGAGGACCGTCCGACGACTGGCGGCTGCGTCAAAGCCGATGCCATCGTGGCCATCAGCGGCGGCGATACGTCGGCGCGGACGGCCGAGGCTGTCGAACTCTATAAGCGCGGCTGGGCCGGGACGCTGATCGTTTCCGGTGCGGCGCTTGATCCGACCGGTCCTTCCAATGCGGCCACCATGCGGGCCGAGGCGATCCGCGCCGGCGTGCCTTCCAACCGTATCCTGGTGGATGAACTGTCGCAGGATACCAGCGGTAATGCCAAGGGTGTGGCCATGGTGGCCCGCGAGCACGACCTGCGCCGCGTCATCGTCGTCACCTCGCCGTATCATCAGCGCCGGGCGGAGCTGGTCTTTGAGCGGGCTTTCATGGACTTCGGTTCGGTGCGCAGCCACCCGACGCAGGGCGACCAGTACTGGCCGCCGCTGTGGTGGACGCAACCGGGCAGCTGGATCCTGGTAATCGGCGAGATGGCCAAGACGGTCGCAGAGCTCTCCAAGGGCAGCCAGCCGTGA
- a CDS encoding PQQ-dependent sugar dehydrogenase yields the protein MDQQHTPTGRLKRKLAFSAVLLVVALLAAGAAVVVVLLGSPGPRAVKETPQVVKTRDESAPSLSIEKIAAGLSRPWDIAFLPDGTLLYTERGGTISKLEEGEPRVLLAVSDVAARGEGGLMGLAVDTDFEQNNFIFACYASTNQDVRLVRWKFDGTNFTDKTEMITGIPLNPSGRHSGCRPRMDKTGALWVGTGDAANGELPQSPGSLGGKILRVDRYGKALPGNQKLPFDTRIYSFGHRNVQGIALYDEPVNGVAGVSVEHGPARDDEINPLKSGNFGWNPVPGYNESVPMTDLAFYPSAISAFWSSGDPTIAPSGATFLRGEQWKGYEGALAVAVLKGKHLRIQQYDDKQKLSKDETFFKDQFGRLRSAVQGTDGNLYLTTDNGNEDAIIKVTPK from the coding sequence ATGGATCAGCAGCATACACCGACGGGACGGCTCAAGCGGAAGTTGGCGTTCAGTGCAGTGCTTTTGGTTGTCGCGCTGCTGGCAGCGGGAGCGGCAGTGGTCGTAGTGCTGCTGGGCTCGCCTGGGCCCAGGGCCGTGAAAGAGACGCCCCAGGTGGTGAAAACCCGCGACGAAAGCGCGCCGTCGCTCAGTATCGAAAAGATAGCCGCCGGGCTGTCGCGGCCCTGGGATATCGCGTTCCTGCCTGACGGCACGCTGTTATATACCGAACGGGGCGGTACCATATCCAAGCTGGAAGAGGGGGAGCCGCGGGTCCTGCTGGCCGTCTCCGATGTGGCTGCCCGCGGCGAGGGCGGCCTGATGGGCCTGGCCGTCGATACTGATTTTGAACAGAATAATTTCATTTTTGCCTGCTATGCTTCTACCAACCAGGACGTACGCCTGGTGCGCTGGAAGTTTGATGGCACCAATTTCACCGACAAGACCGAGATGATCACCGGCATCCCGCTCAACCCGTCCGGCAGGCATTCTGGCTGCCGTCCGCGCATGGATAAGACGGGGGCGTTGTGGGTCGGCACGGGCGATGCCGCCAACGGTGAGCTTCCGCAGTCTCCCGGCAGTCTGGGCGGCAAGATATTACGCGTCGACCGTTACGGCAAGGCACTGCCGGGCAACCAGAAGCTACCGTTTGACACGCGGATCTATTCGTTTGGCCACCGCAACGTGCAGGGCATCGCCCTGTATGACGAGCCGGTCAATGGCGTGGCCGGCGTCAGTGTGGAGCATGGTCCCGCCCGGGACGATGAAATCAACCCGCTGAAGAGCGGTAACTTCGGTTGGAACCCCGTTCCCGGCTACAACGAAAGCGTCCCCATGACCGACCTGGCTTTCTATCCCAGCGCTATCAGCGCCTTCTGGAGTTCCGGAGACCCGACCATCGCCCCGTCCGGCGCCACGTTCCTTCGCGGCGAGCAGTGGAAGGGCTACGAAGGAGCGCTTGCCGTCGCCGTGCTCAAGGGTAAGCATCTGCGCATCCAGCAGTACGACGACAAGCAGAAACTGAGCAAGGACGAAACTTTCTTCAAGGATCAGTTCGGCCGTCTGCGCAGTGCCGTGCAGGGTACCGATGGCAACCTGTACCTGACGACGGACAACGGTAACGAGGACGCAATCATCAAAGTGACGCCCAAATAG